Proteins encoded by one window of Candidatus Rokuibacteriota bacterium:
- a CDS encoding TraR/DksA family transcriptional regulator, which produces MKEIQAQLEQELHQTVERLRQLGGAIVIEDFASPVWDDASFSDAVDGIQINEDREISLATRSLLVERANKLAEAIERLRRGVYGRCEECDEPIAPARLKAMPEVTTCVRCQDRIERELRRSNRVAALFAAAEEDDE; this is translated from the coding sequence CACCAGACGGTGGAGCGGTTGCGGCAGCTCGGTGGGGCGATCGTCATCGAGGACTTCGCCAGCCCCGTGTGGGACGACGCTTCGTTTTCTGACGCCGTGGACGGGATCCAGATCAACGAGGATCGCGAGATCAGCCTGGCCACCCGAAGTCTCCTCGTGGAGCGCGCCAACAAGCTGGCCGAGGCCATCGAGCGCCTCCGGCGGGGGGTCTACGGCCGGTGCGAGGAGTGCGACGAACCCATCGCGCCTGCCCGCCTCAAGGCCATGCCCGAGGTCACGACCTGCGTCCGGTGCCAGGACAGGATCGAGCGGGAGCTGCGGCGGTCCAACAGGGTCGCGGCGCTGTTCGCCGCCGCCGAGGAGGACGACGAGTAA